A window of Trichoderma atroviride chromosome 3, complete sequence contains these coding sequences:
- a CDS encoding uncharacterized protein (EggNog:ENOG41) codes for MASAVDTNQDNAQGDLTSRAAPSPPAESGATPPRSRTLSRINTDLASRDSHGTPSESNRGGDNDGALHSAISNTSSITSPPPYWPHASHQRNISNLSTESFLPAEAIRLRDNDTNDDDRNSACWAKSVEITDFIFVNGSNTNIGAFIVWNISVETMNGSYMNIRKRYSEFDDFRRKLTQSFPNFRAAVPELPPKSALFKFRPKFLEKRRAGLQYFLNCILLNPEFSGSPVLKDFLFA; via the exons ATGGCTTCGGCTGTAGACACAAACCAGGACAATGCGCAAGGCGACCTGACCAGCCGGgcagcgccatcgccgcctgCAGAGTCCGGCGCAACGCCGCCGCGGAGTCGCACCTTGAGCAGAATAAACACCGATCTCGCCTCCAGAGACAGCCACGGCACCCCCAGCGAAAGCAATCGTGGCGGCGACAACGACGGGGCGCTGCACAGCGCCATCTCTAACACGAGCTCCATCACATCGCCTCCTCCTTACTGGCCTCATGCCAGCCACCAGCGAAACATCTCCAACCTGTCAACCGAGTCTTTCCTACCGGCCGAGGCAATCAGGTTGCGCGACAACGACACCAACGATGACGACAGGAACAGCGCATGCTGGGCGAAGAGCGTGGAGATTACCGACTTCATCTTTGTGAACGGCAGCAATACGAACATTGGCGCCTTTATTGTGTGGAACATATCTGTCGAAACCATGAAT GGAAGCTACATGAACATTCGGAAACGCTACTCCGAGTTTGACGATTTTCGACGAAAACTCACACAATCGTTTCCCAACTTTAGAGCGGCAGTGCCGGAATTACCACCCAAAAGCGCGTTATTCAAATTCCGACCCAAGTTCCTGGAAAAGCGCCGGGCTGGCCTGCAATATTTTCTCAA CTGTATACTATTAAATCCAGAGTTCTCGGGATCACCTGTTCTCAAGGACTTTCTCTTTGCGTAA
- a CDS encoding uncharacterized protein (EggNog:ENOG41) yields MTTSSFASSFTTLSSKSTKSQQYMDSLVPPSKDQFERIARVQEGKEEEIRQRTKHLRQKSLQESKQSLRSSRSDEMRDAARIIQKTFRGYRARREMSGFTLDPSTRWITAIREAQFRETTRPRGRSFTGASQDTLSVGDVADIHASTARSNWKKLSMVALRAGHDDEDEDSDSDCSSEAASLPPHEREELRRLREQANAQRRKTALTLGLQYWLEIVDQKHRYGTNLRMYHEEWRKADTNENFFYWLDYGEGRYISLDTCPRERLEKDQVRYLSREERQYYLATVDDQGRLCWAKNGEPIDTSEKYRDSIHGIVPVDDPTPPYRPMTEHPNPYADSASGMPSTASASYLDSNHEQHRADSHVNPEPDQRDVKKVKQFSATTTLNKLLRKTVRDGTWIFVADTSFRLYIGIKQAGAFQHSSFLQGARISAGGLISIKDGKLSSLSPLSGHYRPPTSNFRAFVRSLKTEGVDVGHVTISKAYAVLLGLETYTKSRRMGKDLMHKMIHRKNKVAHPKETKKKEEDEVDTSRSAQREREVMEKEKQQAMAHKHARVEETAVKAMERLHLVPSAAGEESQKRTVTYL; encoded by the coding sequence ATGACTACCTCTAGCTTTGCCTCTAGTTTCACAACCCTCTCCTCGAAGTCGACAAAATCACAGCAATATATGGATTCACTGGTGCCGCCATCCAAAGATCAGTTTGAGCGAATCGCTCGGGTGCAGGAGgggaaggaggaggaaattAGGCAAAGGACCAAGCATCTGAGGCAAAAGTCGCTTCAAGAAAGCAAGCAGAGTTTGCGGTCGAGTCGGAgcgatgagatgagagatgctGCACGCATTATTCAGAAAACGTTTCGGGGCTACCGAGCAAGGAGGGAGATGAGTGGATTTACCTTGGATCCGAGTACCAGATGGATAACTGCGATCCGGGAGGCACAGTTCCGCGAAACAACGCGGCCTCGAGGTCGGTCCTTCACCGGCGCAAGCCAAGACACCTTGTCGGTCGGAGACGTGGCCGATATTCATGCGTCAACCGCGCGATCcaactggaagaagctgagcATGGTTGCGCTGCGGGCCGGTcacgatgatgaagatgaagattccGACTCGGACTGCTCATCTGAGGCGGCGAGCCTACCGCCCcatgaaagagaagagctgcggCGGCTTCGCGAACAAGCCAATGCCCAACGACGAAAAACCGCCCTCACGCTGGGGCTGCAGTATTGGTTGGAAATAGTAGACCAGAAGCATCGATATGGTACAAACCTGCGCATGTATCACGAAGAATGGAGGAAAGCCGATACCAATGAGAATTTCTTCTACTGGCTCGACTATGGGGAAGGTCGGTATATATCACTCGACACTTGCCCGCGAGAGCGACTTGAAAAGGATCAAGTACGCTATCTGTCGCGAGAAGAGCGCCAGTATTACTTGGCCACGGTCGATGACCAAGGCCGATTATGCTGGGCCAAGAACGGAGAGCCCATCGACACGTCAGAAAAATACAGGGACAGCATACACGGCATCGTCCCTGTTGATGACCCAACACCACCGTATCGACCGATGACGGAGCATCCGAACCCTTATGCCGACTCAGCCAGCGGAATGCCTTCCACCGCATCCGCCTCGTATCTGGATTCGAACCATGAACAGCATCGCGCCGACAGTCATGTCAACCCAGAGCCCGACCAACGAGATGTCAAAAAGGTGAAGCAGTTCTCTGCGACGACAACATTGAACAAACTGCTCCGTAAGACGGTCAGAGACGGTACTTGGATCTTCGTTGCCGACACCTCCTTCAGACTTTATATCGGCATCAAACAGGCGGGAGCCTTTCAACATTCATCGTTTCTTCAAGGCGCCCGAATATCCGCGGGAGGTCTCATCAGTATCAAGGATGGCAAACTCAGCTCCCTCTCTCCGCTGAGCGGGCATTACCGCCCACCAACCTCCAACTTCCGTGCCTTTGTGCGGAGCCTCAAGACTGAGGGCGTCGATGTGGGACACGTGACGATATCAAAGGCGTATGCTGTCCTCCTAGGCTTGGAGACATACACCAAGTCACGGCGTATGGGCAAGGATCTCATGCACAAGATGATCCATCGGAAAAACAAAGTAGCACATCcaaaggagacgaagaagaaggaagaggacgaggtAGATACCAGCAGGAGTGCGCAGAGGGAAAGGGAGGTTatggaaaaggagaagcagcaggcgATGGCCCATAAACACGCGCGTGTGGAAGAGACCGCTGTGAAGGCGATGGAGAGGCTGCATCTTGTGCCTTCAGCAGCTGGCGAAGAATCTCAGAAGAGGACTGTCACATATCTTTAG
- a CDS encoding uncharacterized protein (SECRETED:SignalP(1-24)), which produces MGSSSQLYSMLICLLLVKLRLASGFRDKKTKLVIIRIGVSLFLSGCSMRSVEGTYPLTKLEKRAIWRLQYHQSYKPTQITYVDRYGHSRPERPFMATTAYGYPFSLPTQRRSGLSEGAMLT; this is translated from the coding sequence ATGGGCTCCAGTTCACAGCTATACAGCATGCTTATCTGCTTATTGCTGGTGAAGCTTAGATTAGCATCTGGGTTCCGTGACAAGAAAACGAAGCTTGTCATCATTCGCATAGGGGTCTCACTATTTCTCAGTGGCTGCTCCATGCGCAGTGTAGAAGGTACATATCCCTTGACCAAATtagagaagagagcgataTGGCGATTGCAATACCATCAATCCTACAAACCAACACAAATCACATATGTAGATAGATATGGCCATTCCCGCCCGGAGCGGCCATTCATGGCGACCACCGCTTATGGCTACCCCTTTTCTCTGCCGACGCAGCGTCGTTCTGGGTTATCGGAGGGAGCAATGCTAACATGA
- a CDS encoding uncharacterized protein (EggNog:ENOG41~TransMembrane:3 (i82-100o120-143i305-321o)) yields MELGRILKLRSCSPPGLASHPGQWPSLGFSGEIPCRGPVAAADKSAFPPRTPPSILSFLSPPLPSLSLTSPLLSSFAACLRLPSLAFAIAIPGAAAVYIISLQYHSSLQRERLDPLSSLVSSATMVSFRSVFLAATTAFAAVAQAQESIDPDSVPIATRTSWCSYETSSCPLICSQITTKKTLVNTCDPDTLQYGCLCGNNQQPNITEFSLTLPYFICQEFVVQCRNACGTDSTCATNCAVDHPCGATDPKRYNTTSSASSSIPDATPSASTTGADTIFTNVPGTTSSGKGGKSMAAPAVEIPRVYGLAALFGSMFVGFAML; encoded by the exons ATGGAGCTAGGCCGCATACTGAAGCTGCGCAGTTG CTCGCCTCCTGGTCTCGCCTCCCACCCTGGTCAATGGCCGAGTCTTGGCTTTTCTGGAGAGATTCCGTGCCGGGGCCccgttgccgccgctgatAAAAGTGCTTTTCCTCCTCGGACGCCTCCTTCGatcctctcctttctctcgccgccgctgccatctcTGTCGTTAACGAGTCCTTTGCTGAGCTCCTTCGCTGCTTGCCTTCGTTTGCCGTCTCTCGCTTTTGCAATTGCAATCCCTGGTGCAGCTGCCGTTTATATAATT AGCTTACAGTATCACTCATCTCTTCAACGCGAACGTCTCGATCCGTTATCGTCACTTGTATCATCAGCCACCATGGTATCCTTCAGATCAGTTTTTCTGGCAGCCACGACGGCCTTTGCCGCCgtggcccaggcccaggAATCAATCGATCCCGACAGCGTGCCCATCGCCACGAGAA CATCGTGGTGTAGCTACGAAACCTCATCGTGCCCGCTTATCTGTTCACAAATTACGACCAAGAAGACTCTTGTGAACACGTGTGATCCC GACACTTTACAATATGGCTGTCTATGTGGAAATAACCAGCAGCCTAACATCACTGAATTCTCCTTGACACTGCCGTACTTCATTTGCCAGGAATTTGTTGTGCAGTGCAGAAATGCCTGTGGAACCGACAGCACATGCGCGACTAACTGCGCCGTCGACCACCCTTGCGGTGCCACTGATCCCAAGCGATACAATACGActtcatctgcctcttcctctatTCCTGACGCTACCCCTTCCGCTTCCACCACGGGCGCCGATACCATCTTTACCAACGTGCCTGGCACTACCAGTAGCGGCAAGGGAGGCAAGTCGATGGCAGCTCCCGCTGTTGAAATTCCAAGAGTGTATGGACTGGCGGCTCTGTTTGGAAGCATGTTTGTCGGCTTTGCCATGCTGTAA
- a CDS encoding uncharacterized protein (MEROPS:MER0015095~SECRETED:SignalP(1-23)), whose amino-acid sequence MPFNVLRASLAVPLVGLFGAALGIGTLTDDDLRNLPSPGNDFDIHNGKLLAPILIPRVPGTEGQIKTQRHFVDFFKSSLPEWEMLWQNSTSKTPATGKNDIPFSNLIFRRDPPGSREGEVGRLTLVAHYDSKMEPKDFIGATDSAAPCAMLLHIARSIEGALKSKWSSAAGANDGLDDDFETDVGVQIILLDGEEAFVRWTQTDSLYGARSLAQAWESEFHPTMSTYRTPLHSISLFVLLDLLGSPNPRVPSYFPTTHWAYKNMASLEKRMRDLGLLESKPAHPFLPDGNKKSSEFGYGGIEDDHIPFLRRGVEILHLIPTPFPDVWHTMQDDGEHLDMPSVNDWTKLVLAFTAEWMDLSGHFSKELPKSKTSETTIEPSKRTEL is encoded by the exons ATGCCTTTCAACGTCTTGCGGGCATCTCTCGCGGTGCCGCTCGTTGGCCTCTTCGGCGCAGCGCTCGGCATCGGAACTCTGACGGACGACGACTTGCGAAACTTGCCATCTCCCGGTAACGATTTCGACATTCATAACGGGAAGCTTCTGGCTCCCATTCTCATACCGCGAGTGCCGGGCACCGAAGGGCAAATCAAGACACAGCGACACTTTGTCGACTTCTTCAAGAGCAGCCTGCCGGAATGGGAAATGCTCTGGCAGAACTCGACCTCCAAGACGCCGGCGACTGGCAAGAACGACATTCCCTTTTCGAATCTGATTTTTCGTCGCGACCCGCCTGGTTCTCGCGAGGGCGAGGTCGGAAGGCTGACGCTGGTGGCGCATTACGACAGCAAGATGGAACCCAAGGATTTCATTGGGGCGACGGACAGCGCGGCGCCGTgtgcgatgctgctgcatatTGCGAGGAGCATTGAGGGGGCGCTCAAGTCGAAATGGAGCAGTGCGGCGGGGGCGAATGATGGGCTGGACGACGATTTCGAGACGGACGTTGGGGTGCAGATTATTTTGCTGGATGGCGAGGAAGCCTTTGTGCGCTGGACGCAGACGGACTCTTTGTATGGCGCAAG ATCGTTGGCCCAAGCTTGGGAATCCGAGTTCCATCCTACAATGTCCACTTACAGGACCCCCCTACACTCCATCAGCCTCTTCGTCCTTTTGGATCTCCTTGGGTCGCCCAATCCCCGTGTGCCATCCTACTTTCCAACCACCCACTGGGCGTATAAGAACATGGCATCGCTAGAGAAGCGCATGCGCGATCTAGGTCTTCTCGAGTCCAAGCCCGCCCATCCCTTTCTCCCAGATGGAAATAAGAAATCCAGCGAATTCGGCTATGGGGGCATTGAGGATGATCACATCCCATTTCTGAGACGAGGCGTTGAGATTCTTCATCTGATTCCCACGCCGTTCCCCGACGTATGGCATACGATGCAGGATGATGGCGAGCATCTTGATATGCCGAGCGTCAATGACTGGACTAAGCTTGTCCTGGCATTCACGGCGGAGTGGATGGATTTATCTGGGCATTTCTCGAAAGAGCTGCCGAAGAGTAAGACGAGTGAGACGACGATTGAACCGAGTAAGAGGACTGAGTTATGA
- a CDS encoding uncharacterized protein (EggNog:ENOG41~MEROPS:MER0210990): MLNLLLRRAFTPPSAEETLKHPAYPSTIWALEPHQKGKCEVGKGRPGGPLKIAYEIHGEGPTRVALIMGLAGVKTSWQRQTKYFGHDHGDEYSVLIFDNRGIGDSDKPLSRYTTGAMAVDFIELLDFIGWREERSVHLVGVSLGGMIAQEVAYTIPGTLRSLSLISTTAQYESGPAKSWTDALWQRLGFVIPKSEEQGLIDTSRQLFSEEWLAAPDDAASLPSPKTTPRCGPAPGSPDGEYRTFDSNFQRFQAQELFKRRQTGWFTRQGFLCQLIAAAGHRKSPGQLKEIAGDVGRERIFIMHGTADKMITVANGEKLIKHMQPGVGMIVDDVGHAAGMDRPDWFNGLLEERFIACNKLMETYTYTT; encoded by the exons ATGCTGAACCTATTGCTTCGCAGGGCGTTTACTCCACCATCTGCCGAGGAGACACTCAAGCACCCGGCCTATCCCTCGACGATATGGGCTCTGGAACCGCACCAGAAGGGCAAGTGTGAGGTCGGAAAGGGGCGGCCTGGAGGTCCTCTCAAGATTGCTTATGAGATTCATGGAGAGGGGCCGACTCGAGTTGCG CTCATCATGGGCTTGGCCGGTGTGAAAACCTCATGGCAGCGACAAACCAAATACTTTGGGCACGACCACGGAGACGAGTATTCCGTTCTCATCTTCGACAACCGCGGCATAGGCGACAGCGATAAGCCCCTATCCCGCTACACCACAGGCGCCATGGCCGTCGACTTCATCGAACTGCTCGACTTCATCGGCTGGAGGGAGGAGCGCTCGGTCCACCTCGTCGGCGTCTCCCTCGGCGGCATGATTGCCCAGGAGGTCGCCTACACCATCCCCGGGACGCTGCGTTCGCTGAGCCTGATTAGCACCACGGCCCAGTACGAGAGCGGGCCGGCCAAGTCCTGGACCGACGCATTATGGCAGCGCCTGGGGTTTGTCATTCCCAAGTCGGAGGAGCAGGGCCTGATTGATACGAGCCGGCAGCTCTTTAGCGAGGAATGGCTCGCTGCGCCGGACGATGCCGCGTCGCTGCCTTCGCCCAAGACGACGCCGCGGTGTGGCCCCGCGCCGGGCTCGCCCGACGGGGAGTATCGCACCTTTGATAGCAATTTCCAGCGGTTCCAGGCGCAGGAGCTGTTCAAGAGGCGGCAGACCGGGTGGTTCACGCGGCAGGGCTTCTTGTGCCAGCTCATTGCCGCGGCAGGGCATAGGAAGTCGCCGGGCCAGCTCAAGGAGATTGCGGGTGATGTTGGTAGGGAgcgcatcttcatcatgcaCGGGACGGCTGATAAGATGATTACGGTGGCGAATGGCGAGAAGCTGATCAAGCATATGCAGCCTGGCGTGGGAATGATTGTCGACGACGTTGGCCATGCGGCTGGCATGGATAGGCCTGATTGGTTCAACGGCCTTTTGGAAGAGCGATTTATTGCGTGTAATAAGCTGATGGAGACGTACACATATACAACATGA
- a CDS encoding uncharacterized protein (MEROPS:MER0033244~TransMembrane:1 (i12-35o)), protein MGIPLHPILRASLWVAAAPLAFYVALIGLGVVPFFQRHFLYAHTINSLWWSDINAPEGWGFAKNQVTPFQLQTPDGETIYAWHIMPLPLYLQHEATVATQKIGLCDNFTQTESFRLLANDPEARLIISFHGNAGHIAQNERPNSYHALTDTSSYHVLAVDYRGFGHSTGMPNETGLILDAATVVDWAINVAKIPPSRIVLLGHSLGTAVASGVAERYALQGVEFAGIVLVAAFSDLATMLSGYRFGGYVPALGPFAMWPAFQRLLERYIVDKWHSANRLANIVRHTRGRLRISLVHAYNDNDIPWTEDNKLFHAAANETIGILDDDEFNAWKESNTVRTSEKSFVTTWTTGDNIVIRQELFPWGGHNEILSFAPVSLAIIRSFDLEGTAYD, encoded by the exons ATGGGCATTCCCTTGCATCCGATTCTCCGAGCATCTCTTTGGGTGGCCGCCGCGCCCCTGGCCTTCTACGTCGCTCTCATAGGGCTAGGCGTGGTTCCATTCTTCCAAAGACA CTTCCTGTATGCTCATACCATCAATTCGCTATGGTGGTCAGATATCAATGCCCCAGAGGGCTGGGGTTTTGCCA AAAACCAGGTAACTCCGTTTCAGCTGCAGACTCCTGATGGAGAGACAATCTACGCTTGGCATATTATGCCGCTGCCTCTCTATCTGCAGCACGAAGCCACAGTAGCAACTCAAAAGATTGGCCTCTGTGATAATTTTACGCAAACCGAGTCGTTCCGCCTGCTGGCGAACGATCCAGAGGCGAGACTCATCATATCCT TTCATGGG AATGCTGGACACATTGCCCAAAACGAGCGGCCAAACAGCTACCATGCCTTGACTGATACCTCGTCATATCACGTTTTGGCCGTTGATTACCGCGGTTTCGGCCATTCCACGGGCATGCCCAACGAAACTGGCCTAATTCTAGATGCTGCCACCGTTGTCGACTGGGCCATCAACGTGGCAAAGATTCCCCCGAGCAGGATCGTCTTGCTGGGCCACAGTCTTGGAACTGCAGTTGCTAGTGGCGTCGCCGAGCGGTATGCTCTCCAAGGAGTTGAATTTGCAGGCATAGTTCTAGTCGCGGCATTCAGTGACTTGGCCACTATGCTGAGTGGTTATCGCTTCGGAGGCTATGTGCCTGCTCTCGGGCCATTCGCGATGTGGCCGGCTTTCCAGCGGCTTCTTGAAAGGTATATTGTTGACAAATGGCATTCAGCCAACAGACTTGCAAACATTGTACGCCACACCAGAGGCAGGCTGAGGATTAGCTTGGTGCATGCATACAATGATAACGATATTCCGTGGACTGAGGACAATAAGCTGTTCCACGCCGCCGCGAACGAGACGATTGGCATtctcgatgatgatgaattcAACGCTTGGAAAGAGTCGAATACGGTTCGGACCAGTGAAAAATCATTCGTCACAACATGGACAACTGGCGATAATATAGTCATTCGTCAGGAATTGTTCCCTTGGGGCG GCCATAACGAAATTTTGAGCTTTGCGCCAGTCAGCTTAGCAATTATACGATCATTTGATCTCGAAGGCACAGCGTACGATTAA
- a CDS encoding uncharacterized protein (SECRETED:SignalP(1-18)~TransMembrane:3 (n3-13c18/19o184-208i220-243o249-268i)~BUSCO:EOG092D4AOT): MRFSVASAVLALASVASAASSWTFTEGTVKVASKSGNDAVEKFDGAARVRNTLTLGHQDKLKVTVVTKDGSKSKRPHQAFLVVKESITGLEAPFPLTVKDSGKGSVEISQKDLPSQLLLSDSPLSASLIIASFGSSQGSVTPVFDFNVKRDPAATVEVSEKPLRYGKLAEIHHIFRADPKNPPVIISLVFSLAVLATVPALFIGWFAIGGNFTHAQKALGNAPISHAVFFGSIIAMEGVFFLYYTQWNLFQALPAMGVVGVTAFLSGNKALGEVQRRRLAGER; this comes from the exons ATGCGTTTCTCTGTAGCCTCTGCAGTTTTGGCGCTCGCCTCcgttgcttctgctgcttcctCGTGGACGTTTACCGAAGGCACTGTCAAGGTGGCCTCAAAGAGCGGCAACGATGCGGTAGAGAA GTTTGACGGCGCTGCTCGTGTTCGAAACACGCTCACCTTGGGCCACCAAGACAAGCTCAAGGTTACCGTCGTCACGAAGGATGGCTCCAAATCGAAGCGACCGCACCAGGCTTTCCTCGTTGTCAAGGAGTCAATAACTGGCCTGGAGGCACCTTTCCCCTTGACCGTAAAGGACTCTGGAAAGGGATCTGTTGAGATT TCACAAAAAGATCTCCCCAGTCAACTGCTTCTCTCCGACAGCCCTCTCTCCGCTAGCCTCATCATTGCATCTTTTGGCTCCTCCCAGGGCTCGGTCACTCCTGTTTTCGACTTCAACGTCAAGCGGGACCCTGCTGCCACTGTCGAAGTCTCCGAGAAGCCGCTGCGATATGGCAAGCTTGCTGAGATTCACCACATCTTCCGAGCCGACCCCAAGAACCCTCCCGTAATCATCTCGCTTGTATTTTCACTTGCTGTTTTGGCTACCGTGCCAGCACTGTTCATTGGC TGGTTTGCTATTGGTGGAAACTTTACTCATGCGCAGAAGGCTTTGGGAAATGCCCCCATCTCGCACGCCGTGTTCTTTGGCTCAATCATTGCGATGGAGggcgtcttctttctctacTACACACAGTGGAACCTGTTCCAGGCTCTCCCCGCGATGGGCGTGGTTGGCGTCACTGCCTTCTTGAGTGGAAACAAGGCCTTGGGAGAGGTCCAGCGCCGACGCCTGGCTGGCGAGAGGTGA
- a CDS encoding uncharacterized protein (TransMembrane:8 (i81-101o107-125i198-223o255-276i288-309o321-337i349-368o388-413i)) yields MSTVNTLPLHQGDITSTRGGSSMAPNTKQAVAECISDDALIHLKSYKYSSVDKSPVSKYILGPWWNAFVEVLPLWIAPNMVTLLGFFFILFNVALVVIYMPDLVGPGPSWLYFSFAFGLFMYQTMDNVDGKQARRTGTSSGLGELFDHGIDSLNCTLASLLETAAMGLGTSPSGVFTALIPCLPMFFSTWETYHTHTLYLGVINGPTEGLLIACGIMIISGIYGPDVFTKPLAHIWGDHLEGVAHLIGDVSFRDIWVGMIIFLLVTTHIPFCVLNVARARQAKNLPVLPVFFEWIPMAVFTVCTGAWVFSPYSSLMNDNHLVLFCCTMSLVFGRLTTKIILAHLTRQPFPYWTVMLTPLVGGAVLGNLPRIGFPQISPQLELFYMWGYFVFAVVVYFRWAYLVITSICDFLGINALTIPKEKQLANKLAARAATKLH; encoded by the exons ATGTCTACAGTCAACACGCTGCCATTGCATCAAGGTGATATTACCTCAACGCGAGGTGGTAGCAGCATGGCCCCAAACACAA AACAGGCCGTGGCAGAGTGCATCTCGGACGATGCCCTGATCCATTTGAAGTCGTACAAATACTCGAGCGTCGATAAATCACCAGTGTCGAAATACATACTTGGTCCTTGG TGGAATGCCTTTGTCGAAGTATTACCGCTATGGATTGCGCCGAATATGGTCACCCTTCTGGGattcttctttattcttttcaacGTCGCCTTAGTGGTCATCTATATGCCTGATCTAGTGGGACCA GGACCGTCATGGCTGTACTTTAGTTTTGCGTTTGGTCTTTTCATGTACCAGACGATGGATAACGTCGACGGAAAGCAGGCGAGAAGGACCGGCACTTCGAGCGGTTTGGGCGAGCTCTTCGACCATGGCATCGATTCGCTCAACTGCACTCTCGCGAGTTTACTCGAGACGGCCGCTATGGGACTGGGTACCTCGCCCTCTGGTGTCTTCACAGCTCTTATCCCGTGTCTTCCCATGTTCTTTTCAACGTGGGAGACTTACCACACGCATACGCTCTACCTTGGCGTCATCAACGGCCCAACGGAAGGCCTCCTCATTGCCTGCGGCATCATGATCATCTCCGGAATTTACGGACCCGACGTTTTCACGAAGCCACTCGCACATATCTGGGGCGATCACTTGGAGGGAGTGGCCCATCTCATCGGAGACGTCTCCTTCCGGGATATCTGGGTTGGCATGATCATCTTCCTGCTGGTCACCACTCACATCCCCTTTTGCGTCTTGAACGTAGCCCGTGCGCGCCAGGCGAAGAACCTCCCCGTTCTTCCCGTATTCTTCGAGTGGATTCCAATGGCCGTCTTCACCGTCTGCACTGGCGCCTGGGTCTTTTCTCCTTACAGCTCCCTCATGAACGACAACCACCTCGTTCTCTTTTGTTGCACAATGTCCCTCGTTTTTGGACGACTGACCACCAAAATCATCCTTGCACACTTGACTCGTCAACCATTCCCGTACTGGACTGTCATGTTGACCCCGCTGGTTGGAGGTGCCGTTCTCGGAAACCTTCCTCGAATTGGCTTCCCTCAGATTAGCCCTCAACTGGAGTTATTCTACATGTGGGGATACTTCGTCTTCGCAGTGGTGGTCTATTTCCGCTGGGCCTACCTGGTGATCACCAGCATCTGCGACTTCTTGGGCATCAACGCTCTCACCATtccaaaggagaagcagctggccaACAAGCTGGCCGCCAGAGCCGCCACCAAGCTGCACTGA